In the Longimicrobium sp. genome, one interval contains:
- a CDS encoding BrnT family toxin: protein MHTFGEAEFEWDDGKAAVNLAKHGVDIADALFVFDDPRAITLGDDHPGEERYVTFGMDALGRLVGVAYTWRGDAVRIISARKATRTEARLYAAGEP from the coding sequence GTGCATACATTTGGCGAGGCCGAATTCGAGTGGGACGACGGGAAGGCGGCGGTTAACCTCGCGAAGCACGGGGTCGATATTGCCGATGCCCTGTTCGTCTTCGATGATCCTCGGGCGATTACGTTGGGTGACGATCATCCTGGAGAAGAACGATACGTGACGTTCGGGATGGATGCGCTGGGCCGACTGGTTGGTGTTGCGTATACGTGGCGTGGAGACGCCGTTCGCATCATCTCCGCGCGCAAGGCCACTCGCACCGAAGCGCGGCTGTACGCCGCAGGTGAGCCATGA
- the sdhA gene encoding succinate dehydrogenase flavoprotein subunit, giving the protein MIHTHTYDALVVGGGGAGLMTAIYLSRNPNLRTAVISKLYPTRSHTGAAQGGICAALANLEEDHPEWHAFDTVKGSDYLGDQDAIETMCEEAVPVIIELEHMGLPFSRTADGKIAQRPFGGHTHHFGQGPVRRSCYAADRTGHMILQTLYQNCIKNGVDFYDEFQVVDVLIHDGRCAGVVAWHVHTGDLHVFHAKAVEFATGGFGRIWSITSNAHANTGDGVAVALRAGVPLEDMEFYQFHPTGIYRLGILITEGVRGEGGVLRNDHGERFMERYAPTMKDLASRDVVARAIHKEIREGRGIGGKKYVYLDATHLGADVIENKLPDIADFCRTYLGVDPVKEPMPIQPTAHYAMGGIPTDAWCRAVIDAENTILPGLFAAGECACVSVHGANRLGTNSLLDLVVFGRRGGIEMARFCETADMPELPPDPTARVEEQFGRLLSNQGGEPAAKLREEMQDVMQDDVGISRNGPGMTEALAKVRELKERYQKVGVMDTGRAFNTDLLEAWELGNLLDLAEVATLGALNRTESRGAHMREDYEKRDDVNWLKHTLVTRGDDGSLSITYKPVVITKFQPKERVY; this is encoded by the coding sequence ATGATCCACACGCACACCTACGACGCCCTGGTGGTGGGCGGCGGCGGGGCGGGGCTGATGACGGCCATCTACCTCTCCCGCAACCCGAACCTCCGCACGGCGGTCATCTCCAAGCTCTACCCCACGCGCTCGCACACGGGGGCCGCGCAGGGCGGCATCTGCGCCGCGCTGGCGAACCTCGAGGAAGACCACCCCGAGTGGCACGCGTTCGACACCGTGAAGGGGTCGGACTACCTGGGCGACCAGGACGCCATCGAGACCATGTGCGAGGAGGCGGTTCCCGTCATCATCGAGCTGGAGCACATGGGACTCCCCTTCTCGCGGACGGCGGACGGGAAGATCGCCCAGCGGCCGTTCGGCGGGCACACGCACCACTTCGGGCAGGGGCCGGTGCGCCGGTCGTGCTACGCGGCCGACCGCACCGGGCACATGATCCTGCAGACGCTCTACCAGAACTGCATCAAGAACGGCGTCGACTTCTACGACGAGTTCCAGGTAGTCGACGTGCTGATCCACGACGGCCGCTGCGCCGGCGTGGTCGCCTGGCACGTGCATACCGGCGACCTGCACGTCTTCCACGCGAAGGCGGTGGAGTTCGCGACGGGGGGATTCGGCCGCATCTGGTCCATCACCTCCAACGCGCACGCCAACACGGGCGACGGGGTGGCCGTGGCGCTCCGCGCCGGGGTGCCGCTGGAGGACATGGAGTTCTACCAGTTCCACCCCACGGGGATCTACCGGCTGGGGATCCTGATCACCGAGGGCGTGCGCGGCGAGGGCGGCGTGCTGCGCAACGACCACGGCGAGCGCTTCATGGAGCGCTACGCGCCGACGATGAAGGACCTCGCGTCGCGCGACGTGGTGGCCCGCGCGATTCACAAGGAGATCCGCGAGGGGCGGGGGATCGGGGGGAAGAAGTACGTCTACCTCGACGCGACCCATCTCGGTGCGGACGTGATCGAGAACAAGCTCCCCGACATCGCCGACTTCTGCCGGACGTATCTCGGCGTGGACCCGGTGAAGGAGCCGATGCCCATCCAGCCCACCGCGCACTACGCGATGGGCGGCATCCCCACCGACGCCTGGTGCCGCGCGGTGATCGACGCCGAGAACACCATCCTCCCCGGCCTCTTCGCCGCGGGGGAGTGCGCCTGCGTCTCCGTGCACGGGGCGAATCGCCTGGGGACGAACTCGCTGCTGGACCTGGTCGTCTTCGGCCGGCGCGGGGGGATCGAGATGGCGCGCTTCTGCGAGACGGCCGACATGCCCGAGCTTCCGCCCGACCCCACGGCGCGGGTGGAGGAGCAGTTCGGCCGCCTCCTCTCCAACCAGGGCGGCGAGCCGGCGGCGAAGCTGAGGGAGGAGATGCAGGACGTGATGCAGGACGACGTCGGCATCAGCCGCAACGGCCCGGGGATGACGGAGGCGCTGGCGAAGGTGCGCGAGCTGAAGGAGCGCTACCAGAAGGTGGGGGTGATGGACACGGGGCGCGCCTTCAACACCGACCTGCTGGAGGCGTGGGAGCTGGGGAACCTGCTCGACCTGGCCGAGGTGGCCACGCTGGGCGCGCTGAACCGCACCGAGAGCCGCGGCGCCCACATGCGCGAGGACTACGAGAAGCGCGACGACGTGAACTGGCTGAAGCACACGCTGGTCACGCGCGGCGACGACGGGTCGCTCTCCATCACCTACAAGCCCGTGGTGATCACGAAGTTCCAGCCCAAGGAGCGGGTGTACTGA
- a CDS encoding succinate dehydrogenase iron-sulfur subunit, producing MSRLTLRILRYNPETDEVPYYREHVVEVEPTDRVLDALNMVKWYQDGALTYRRSCAHGICGSDAMRINGVNRLACKVLVRDVGDRVTVEPLMGFRVIKDLVVDMEPFFAQYRSVLPFFINDARPPERERLQSVEDRERFDDTTKCILCAACTTSCPSFWANEEFVGPAAIVNAHRFIFDSRDDAAQERLERLNDREGVWRCRTIFNCTEACPREIKITKAIGEVKKAILYGTARAAK from the coding sequence ATGAGCCGGCTGACGCTTCGCATCCTGCGCTACAATCCCGAGACCGACGAGGTCCCGTACTACCGGGAGCACGTGGTGGAGGTGGAGCCCACCGACCGCGTGCTCGACGCGCTGAACATGGTCAAGTGGTACCAGGACGGCGCCCTGACCTACCGCCGCAGCTGCGCCCACGGGATCTGCGGGTCCGACGCGATGCGCATCAACGGCGTGAACCGGCTCGCCTGCAAGGTGCTGGTGCGCGACGTGGGCGACCGCGTGACCGTGGAGCCGCTGATGGGCTTCCGGGTGATCAAGGACCTGGTGGTGGACATGGAGCCGTTCTTCGCGCAGTACCGCTCCGTGCTCCCCTTCTTCATCAACGACGCCCGCCCCCCCGAGCGCGAGCGCCTGCAGAGCGTGGAAGACCGCGAGCGCTTCGACGACACCACCAAGTGCATCCTCTGCGCGGCGTGCACCACCAGCTGCCCCAGCTTCTGGGCCAACGAGGAGTTCGTGGGACCGGCCGCGATCGTGAACGCGCACCGCTTCATCTTCGACAGCCGCGACGACGCGGCGCAGGAGCGGCTGGAGCGGCTGAACGACCGCGAGGGTGTCTGGCGCTGCCGCACCATCTTCAACTGCACCGAGGCCTGCCCCCGCGAGATCAAGATCACGAAGGCCATCGGCGAGGTGAAGAAGGCCATCCTCTACGGCACTGCCCGCGCGGCGAAGTAG
- a CDS encoding BrnA antitoxin family protein gives MKDEYDLSKGVRGAVFPTAPGKTRITIRLDDEVLDWFRDQVNRAGGGNYQTLINNALREHIERHSLEELLRRVVREELSRAG, from the coding sequence ATGAAAGACGAATACGATCTCTCCAAGGGTGTCCGTGGCGCAGTGTTCCCCACGGCACCAGGCAAAACGCGCATCACCATCCGCCTCGACGACGAGGTGCTGGACTGGTTCCGCGACCAGGTGAACCGCGCCGGCGGCGGCAACTACCAGACGCTCATCAACAACGCGTTGCGCGAGCACATCGAGCGGCATTCGCTCGAGGAGCTTCTGCGGCGGGTGGTTCGCGAGGAGCTGAGCAGGGCGGGGTGA
- the mdh gene encoding malate dehydrogenase, whose amino-acid sequence MDKITVVGAGNVGATAAQRVAEKELAREVVLIDVVEGIPQGKGLDQWQSAPIEGFDSRVIGTNGYEESAGSGIYIVTAGIARKPGMSRDDLLNTNANIVRQVSENIARVSPNAIIIMVSNPLDVMCYVAMKASGFPRERVVGMAGVLDTARYRAFLAMEIGVSVEDIQAMVLGGHGDTMVPLISYTTVSGIPVTQLIAKDKLDAIVQRTRTGGAEIVGFLKTGSAYYAPSAGAVQMAEAIVKDKKRILPCAAWLQGEYGFNDLFLGVPVLLGRNGVEKVIEVELTDDERAALQASADAVLEPMKLVQ is encoded by the coding sequence ATGGACAAGATTACGGTCGTGGGGGCGGGGAACGTGGGTGCCACCGCCGCCCAGCGCGTCGCCGAGAAGGAGCTGGCGCGCGAGGTGGTGCTGATCGACGTCGTGGAGGGGATCCCGCAGGGGAAGGGACTGGACCAGTGGCAGTCGGCGCCCATCGAGGGCTTCGACAGCCGCGTGATCGGCACCAACGGCTACGAGGAGAGCGCGGGGAGCGGCATCTACATCGTCACCGCCGGCATCGCCCGGAAGCCGGGGATGAGCCGCGACGACCTGCTGAACACCAACGCCAACATCGTCCGCCAGGTCAGCGAGAACATCGCCCGCGTCAGCCCCAACGCCATCATCATCATGGTCAGCAACCCGCTGGACGTGATGTGCTACGTGGCGATGAAGGCCAGCGGCTTCCCCCGCGAGCGCGTGGTGGGGATGGCCGGAGTGCTCGACACCGCCCGCTACCGCGCCTTCCTGGCCATGGAGATCGGCGTCAGCGTCGAGGACATCCAGGCCATGGTGCTGGGCGGCCACGGCGACACCATGGTGCCGCTTATCTCCTACACCACCGTCAGCGGCATCCCCGTCACCCAGCTGATCGCGAAGGACAAGCTGGATGCCATCGTGCAGCGCACCCGCACCGGCGGCGCGGAGATCGTGGGCTTCCTGAAGACCGGGTCGGCGTACTACGCGCCCAGCGCCGGCGCGGTGCAGATGGCCGAGGCCATCGTCAAGGACAAGAAGCGCATCCTCCCCTGTGCCGCGTGGCTGCAGGGCGAGTACGGCTTCAACGACCTGTTCCTCGGCGTCCCCGTCCTCCTGGGCCGGAACGGGGTGGAGAAGGTGATCGAGGTGGAGCTGACCGACGACGAGCGCGCCGCGCTCCAGGCCAGCGCCGACGCGGTCCTCGAGCCGATGAAGCTGGTCCAGTAA
- the sdhC gene encoding succinate dehydrogenase, cytochrome b556 subunit, translating into MGTAHKVRGMWTALRYRGREGMWTWLLHRATGLGILLFLIIHVIDTAIVIYWPGLYDHALDIYRNPLFRVAELLIFFSVLFHALNGLRIIVQDFWPATMLHQRRLSLAAVGAAVILILPVAWIMLAPLFGLRDEPGTARHEARMRAANPDISDYRGPAQPPAATPPATEVRP; encoded by the coding sequence ATGGGCACGGCGCACAAGGTCCGCGGGATGTGGACCGCGCTCCGCTACCGCGGCCGCGAGGGGATGTGGACCTGGCTCCTGCACCGGGCCACCGGCCTGGGCATCCTCCTCTTCCTGATCATCCACGTGATCGACACGGCCATCGTCATCTACTGGCCGGGGCTGTACGACCACGCGCTGGACATCTACCGCAACCCGCTGTTCCGCGTCGCCGAGCTGCTGATCTTCTTCTCCGTGCTCTTCCACGCGCTGAACGGGCTGCGCATCATCGTGCAGGACTTCTGGCCGGCGACCATGCTGCACCAGCGCAGGCTCTCCCTGGCGGCGGTCGGCGCGGCGGTGATCCTGATCCTCCCCGTCGCCTGGATCATGCTGGCCCCGCTCTTCGGCCTGCGCGACGAGCCGGGGACGGCGCGGCACGAGGCGCGGATGCGGGCGGCCAACCCCGACATCTCCGACTACCGCGGCCCCGCCCAGCCGCCGGCCGCCACCCCGCCGGCCACGGAGGTGCGGCCATGA